The following proteins are encoded in a genomic region of Syngnathus acus chromosome 22, fSynAcu1.2, whole genome shotgun sequence:
- the LOC119116096 gene encoding RNA polymerase II elongation factor ELL-like isoform X1, which translates to MLEENHCYGLTGGSLANVSVFHLKLTDSAATAISKFHHDKSSPLLQASSAPPTICFNGNQGKITIPSSKNGADARVFVFGIANVARDNPHGSFDCIQQVDSGSTQELSCLGVIQKKMTVRATDDSYDKALQSMAQAEEENRSRGAIVIKQGGRFKQGKKVTVRAPAPALAGLTKPRQTAKSPLAVKAGATPSKGRKVGGASSGRCSVQQQPIRERATHLLALRPYKKPELMLRLHKDGLTLTDKKMLDSVLNDVGQRNSRDNTWVLKDGLYKELRKDWPGYTSGDQQLLKRILVRKLFQPQQNLLTVPEVQVSPLRDTPNSSPAHRPKPAPVEEYTDPLVSKKTRISHLTRKAAATPGDDVRSEHSLDPRKLLDSLSAACGQETAQVKSDPLPDVDRNSVKRKKSKHREQKEERNRGSKERKTETSSTTQVTVDNAEAGYVTFDSDSLQEAEQNTDYLTTYTEISSPAQRQRYKEEFNKEYSDYRDLHAHIDGVTRQFMVLDTQLKQLHQDSHKYKTIHNQIVQEYRQIKKSNPSYSQDRLRCQYLHNKLAHIKKLISKFDQRQLEQYSAPK; encoded by the exons ATGCTGGAGGAGAACCACTGCTACGGGCTTACCGGTGGCTCGTTGGCGAACGTCTCGGTGTTTCACCTCAAACTTACTGACAGCGCGGCGACAGCCATTAGCAAGTTCCACCACGACAAG AGTTCTCCTCTCCTTCAGGCTTCAAGCGCACCTCCCACTATCTGTTTCAATGGAAACCAAGGG AAAATTACAATTCCTTCCTCGAAGAACGGCGCCGACGCCAGGGTCTTCGTGTTCGGCATCGCCAACGTTGCCCGTGACAATCCACACGGCAGCTTCGACTGCATCCAGCAAGTCGACTCCGG CTCGACGCAGGAGCTGTCGTGTCTGGGAGTGATCCAGAAGAAGATGACTGTGAGGGCCACGGACGACTCGTACGACAAAGCCCTGCAGAGCATGGCGCAGGCCGAGGAGGAGAACCGCAGCCGGGGGGCCATCGTCATCAAGCAGGGAGGTCGCTTCAAGCAAG GCAAGAAGGTGACGGTGCGCGCCCCAGCCCCGGCTTTGGCCGGCCTGACCAAACCTCGCCAGACGGCCAAATCGCCCCTCGCGGTCAAAGCGGGTGCCACCCCATCCAAGGGCAGGAAAGTTGGCGGCGCGTCCAGTGGGAGATGCAGCGTCCAGCAGCAGCCCATCAGGGAGAGGGCCACGCACTTGCTGGCCCTCAGGCCCTACAAGAAGCCAGAGCTCATGTTGAGACTACATAAAGACGGACTCACGCTAACTGATAAAAAGATGCTGGACTCCGTGCTCAATGAT GTGGGCCAACGTAATAGCCGAGACAACACGTGGGTGCTCAAGGACGGCTTGTACAAGGAGCTGCGCAAAGACTGGCCCGGGTACACGTCGGGAGACCAGCAGCTCCTCAAGCGGATCCTTGTCAG GAAGCTGTTCCAGCCTCAGCAGAACCTCCTCACCGTCCCAGAGGTGCAGGTGAGCCCGCTGCGGGACACGCCCAACTCGTCGCCGGCACACCGGCCCAAACCCGCCCCTGTCGAGGAGTACACCGACCCTCTGGTCAGTAAGAAAACCAGGATATCGCACTTGACGCGGAAAGCCGCTGCCACGCCAGGCGACGATGTCCGTTCCGAGCACTCGCTGGACCCCCGCAAGCTTTTGGACTCTCTGTCGGCGGCCTGCGGGCAGGAAACAGCTCAGGTGAAGAGTGACCCTCTGCCTGATGTTGACAGAAACTCTGTTAAAAGGAAGAAGAGCAAACACAGAGAGCAG aaggaggagaggaacagaGGCAgcaaagaaaggaaaacagaAACCAGTTCAACCACTCAAGTTACTGTGGACAATGCAG AAGCCGGCTATGTGACGTTTGACTCGGACAGCCTTCAAGAAGCCGAGCAGAACACGGATTATTTAAC GACTTACACGGAGATCAGCAGCCCCGCTCAGCGGCAGCGCTACAAGGAAGAGTTCAACAAGGAGTACAGCGACTACCGAGATCTGCACGCCCACATCGACGGCGTCACCCGCCAGTTCATGGTGCTGGACACGCAGCTAAAGCAGCTCCACCAAGACTCGCACAAATACAAG ACTATTCACAACCAGATCGTCCAGGAGTATCGCCAAATAAAGAAG TCCAACCCCAGCTACAGCCAGGACCGCCTGCGCTGTCAGTACCTCCACAACAAACTGGCTCACATCAAGAAGCTCATATCCAAGTTTGATCAGCGGCAACTGGAGCAGTATTCCGCCCCCAAGTGA
- the LOC119116096 gene encoding RNA polymerase II elongation factor ELL-like isoform X2 — MLEENHCYGLTGGSLANVSVFHLKLTDSAATAISKFHHDKASSAPPTICFNGNQGKITIPSSKNGADARVFVFGIANVARDNPHGSFDCIQQVDSGSTQELSCLGVIQKKMTVRATDDSYDKALQSMAQAEEENRSRGAIVIKQGGRFKQGKKVTVRAPAPALAGLTKPRQTAKSPLAVKAGATPSKGRKVGGASSGRCSVQQQPIRERATHLLALRPYKKPELMLRLHKDGLTLTDKKMLDSVLNDVGQRNSRDNTWVLKDGLYKELRKDWPGYTSGDQQLLKRILVRKLFQPQQNLLTVPEVQVSPLRDTPNSSPAHRPKPAPVEEYTDPLVSKKTRISHLTRKAAATPGDDVRSEHSLDPRKLLDSLSAACGQETAQVKSDPLPDVDRNSVKRKKSKHREQKEERNRGSKERKTETSSTTQVTVDNAEAGYVTFDSDSLQEAEQNTDYLTTYTEISSPAQRQRYKEEFNKEYSDYRDLHAHIDGVTRQFMVLDTQLKQLHQDSHKYKTIHNQIVQEYRQIKKSNPSYSQDRLRCQYLHNKLAHIKKLISKFDQRQLEQYSAPK; from the exons ATGCTGGAGGAGAACCACTGCTACGGGCTTACCGGTGGCTCGTTGGCGAACGTCTCGGTGTTTCACCTCAAACTTACTGACAGCGCGGCGACAGCCATTAGCAAGTTCCACCACGACAAG GCTTCAAGCGCACCTCCCACTATCTGTTTCAATGGAAACCAAGGG AAAATTACAATTCCTTCCTCGAAGAACGGCGCCGACGCCAGGGTCTTCGTGTTCGGCATCGCCAACGTTGCCCGTGACAATCCACACGGCAGCTTCGACTGCATCCAGCAAGTCGACTCCGG CTCGACGCAGGAGCTGTCGTGTCTGGGAGTGATCCAGAAGAAGATGACTGTGAGGGCCACGGACGACTCGTACGACAAAGCCCTGCAGAGCATGGCGCAGGCCGAGGAGGAGAACCGCAGCCGGGGGGCCATCGTCATCAAGCAGGGAGGTCGCTTCAAGCAAG GCAAGAAGGTGACGGTGCGCGCCCCAGCCCCGGCTTTGGCCGGCCTGACCAAACCTCGCCAGACGGCCAAATCGCCCCTCGCGGTCAAAGCGGGTGCCACCCCATCCAAGGGCAGGAAAGTTGGCGGCGCGTCCAGTGGGAGATGCAGCGTCCAGCAGCAGCCCATCAGGGAGAGGGCCACGCACTTGCTGGCCCTCAGGCCCTACAAGAAGCCAGAGCTCATGTTGAGACTACATAAAGACGGACTCACGCTAACTGATAAAAAGATGCTGGACTCCGTGCTCAATGAT GTGGGCCAACGTAATAGCCGAGACAACACGTGGGTGCTCAAGGACGGCTTGTACAAGGAGCTGCGCAAAGACTGGCCCGGGTACACGTCGGGAGACCAGCAGCTCCTCAAGCGGATCCTTGTCAG GAAGCTGTTCCAGCCTCAGCAGAACCTCCTCACCGTCCCAGAGGTGCAGGTGAGCCCGCTGCGGGACACGCCCAACTCGTCGCCGGCACACCGGCCCAAACCCGCCCCTGTCGAGGAGTACACCGACCCTCTGGTCAGTAAGAAAACCAGGATATCGCACTTGACGCGGAAAGCCGCTGCCACGCCAGGCGACGATGTCCGTTCCGAGCACTCGCTGGACCCCCGCAAGCTTTTGGACTCTCTGTCGGCGGCCTGCGGGCAGGAAACAGCTCAGGTGAAGAGTGACCCTCTGCCTGATGTTGACAGAAACTCTGTTAAAAGGAAGAAGAGCAAACACAGAGAGCAG aaggaggagaggaacagaGGCAgcaaagaaaggaaaacagaAACCAGTTCAACCACTCAAGTTACTGTGGACAATGCAG AAGCCGGCTATGTGACGTTTGACTCGGACAGCCTTCAAGAAGCCGAGCAGAACACGGATTATTTAAC GACTTACACGGAGATCAGCAGCCCCGCTCAGCGGCAGCGCTACAAGGAAGAGTTCAACAAGGAGTACAGCGACTACCGAGATCTGCACGCCCACATCGACGGCGTCACCCGCCAGTTCATGGTGCTGGACACGCAGCTAAAGCAGCTCCACCAAGACTCGCACAAATACAAG ACTATTCACAACCAGATCGTCCAGGAGTATCGCCAAATAAAGAAG TCCAACCCCAGCTACAGCCAGGACCGCCTGCGCTGTCAGTACCTCCACAACAAACTGGCTCACATCAAGAAGCTCATATCCAAGTTTGATCAGCGGCAACTGGAGCAGTATTCCGCCCCCAAGTGA